Proteins encoded within one genomic window of Vanrija pseudolonga chromosome 3, complete sequence:
- the ago2 gene encoding Protein argonaute-2 — protein MPQKNQPVTAAEVEHLEKAMSALMAKEDLILRDAAVRPGYGTLGNVIPVQANMFQSRFHQAPTIYHYDVDIVPVAKVANQKMPKPLATMIFEAAKQVGARDPDAKAFQHAAFDKQKNAYTTAQFAIDSASKRTVRVELPEPGREMTDRRRFDVHFRLANMIDLEAITRFCSKNKQSTQEGSIVATALQAVSIMLREEPSKKYTPLGARGRFFGLANAQDLPGGAQVLSGFHQAFRHTSNGLPAVQVDTAYTAVWKSGRLSDNFADYLGLGGGGGGGGRGGRGGFRGGRGGPRGGAPGGGGHPGSVTELNPGQCKELRKLLYGAKFTLPYKKNNRVYTLKGISLMPASEVSFMMQSKDGKPDQKIGLVQYYKQHLSVNITQPRLPCVVYGKNFMAPFELVHINDFNPVPFAAMSSDQTAAMIKVAAARPMDRAASIRRWREQLNYENSALLKAWGLQVKPDMMRVEARVLPGPRINYKGGKSVSLYNGGWNLKPNNGPAMTFTRPGKPLQSWAILCAAPRLPRGFVEGFARQLVGALKQYGVAVFNTTPDILGLASIQGSENTQLHDSLTTAARTCYQKNQMAPQLIVVILPFKDAAMYKEVKTVANMRLKANVITQCLVADKLQNERGIDQYLGNVSMKIQAKLGGVTHEVNVPGVDATTLVMGADVTHSGGGLGSTNPSIAVTIGSMSGDNVRYEADCRLQDSRQEVITDMKTMTKTLITTWMSNNKGIPPAKIIMFRDGVSDGQWQIVKDREASAIRAAAAEIKPGYKPKLTFVICAKRHNMRFFGIDGVTKGLDQKNGNLPPGTVVDKDVTHPFIFDFYLQAHHGLQGTARPTHYVVVEDDNKFTADQMQTMCNQMCSTYQRATRSVSNACEIIRLAVYTDESSDAATSLSGQSGAPPAPMAEFPQTISMILGIGVDILSLARIEAVITRRTAARLAARICSARELAQFDALSGSSGASSTDADDSLRRAQLRFLSARYVPPRERLLTRARWAVKEAAYKALPFAVGWKELELGYAPSGRPLLELVGDGAGAGAGAGAGAGAGEQAAPGADIGAGSSSAARRISLLTTISHDAGVLVAAVVAQEDR, from the exons ATGCCCCAAAAGAACCAGCCG GtcacggccgccgaggtcgagcacctcgagaAGGCAATGAGCGCGTTAATGGCTAAGGAGGACCTCATCCTTCGCG ATGCTGCTGTCCGCCCTGGCTATGGCACCCTGGGCAACGTGATCCCCGTCCAGGCCAATATGTTCCAGTCGCGCTTTCACCAGGCGCCAACCATCTA CCACTACGACGTGGACATCGTCCCCGTTGCCAAGGTTGCCAACCAGAA GATGCCCAAGCCCCTGGCTACCATGATCttcgaggcggccaagcagGTTGGCGCccgcgaccccgacgcgaAGGCCTTCCAGCACGCGGCCTTCGACAAGCA GAAGAATGCCTACACTACCGCCCAGTTCGCCATCGACTCGGCCAGCAAGCGCACCGTTCGCGTCGAGCTCCCCGAGCCCGGCCGCGAGATGACCGACCGCCGTCGTTTTGATGTCCACTTCCGCCTCGCCAACATGATCGACCTGGAGGCGATCACTCGCTTCTGCTCCAAGAACAAGCAGTCGACCCAGGAGGGTTCGATTGTC GCGACCGCCCTCCAGGCGGTCAGCATCATGCTCCGTGAGGAGCCTTCCAAGAAGTACACGCCCCTTGGTGCCCGCGGCCGCTTTTTCGGTCTCGCCAATGCCCAGGATCTCCCTGGCGGCGCCCAAGTCCTGTCTGGTTTCCACCAGGCATTCCGTCACACCAGCAACGGCCTCCCGGCCGTCCAGGTCGACACTGCGTACACTGCTGTGTGGAAGTCTGGTCGCCTGTCT GACAACTTTGCCGACtatctcggcctcggcggtggcggcggcggcggaggtcgcggcggtcgcggcggtttccgtggtggtcgtggcggtcctcgtggcggcgctcccggtggtggcggccaCCCTGGCTCGGTCACGGAGCTCAACCCGGGCCAGTGCAAGGAGCTCAGGAAGCTGCTTTACGGTGCCAAGTTTACTCTTCCTTACAA GAAGAACAACCGCGTCTATACGCTAAAGGGCATTTCGCTCATGCCCGCCTCCGAGGTCAGCTTTATGATGCAGtccaaggacggcaagccgGACCAGAAGATTGGCCTCGTGCAGTACTACAAGCAGCATCTCTCGGTCAACATTACCCAGCCCCGTCTCCCTTGCGTTGTTTATGGCAAGAACTTTATGGCACC GTTTGAGCTTGTTCACATCAATGATTTTAACCCGGTTCCGTTCGCCGCGATGTCGTCGGACCAGACCGCGGCCATGATCAaggtcgctgccgcccgccccatGGACCGCGCTGCCAGCA TCaggcgctggcgcgagcagctcaacTACGAGAACAGTGCGCTTCTCAAGGCGTGGGGCCTTCAGGTGAAGCCCGACATGATGCGCGTTGAAGCTCGCGTCCTCCCTGGCCCAAGGATCAACTACAAGGGCGGCAAGTCGGTCAGCTTGTACAATGG TGGTTGGAACCTGAAGCCCAACAACGGCCCGGCGATGACT TTCACGCGCCCCGGCAAGCCTCTGCAGTCTTGGGCAATTCTTtgcgccgccccgcgccttCCCCGCGGCTTTGTCG AGGGCTTCGCTCGGCAGCTTGTCGGGGCCCTTAAGCAGTATGGTGTCGCAGTTTTCAACACTACCCCTGATATCCTCGGTCTGGCTAGCATCCAGGGCAGCGAGAACACGCAGCTTCATGACTCGCTCACTACCGCGGCGCGTACCTGCTACCAGAAGAACCAGATGGCGCCTCAGCTTATCGTCGTCATCCTGCCG TTCAAGGACGCTGCTATGTACAAGGAGGTCAAGACCGTTGCCA ACATGCGGCTCAAGGCG AATGTGATCACCCAGTGCCTggtcgccgacaagctccAGAACGAACGCGGTATCGACCAGTACCTTGGCAATG TCTCGATGAAGATCCAGGCCAagcttggcggcgtcacgCACGAGGTCAACGTCCCTGGTGTGGACGCGACTACCTTGGTTATGGGCGCGGAT GTCACCCAttctggcggcggcctcggtaGCACCAACCCCTCCATCGCAGTCACGATCGGTTCCATGTCTGGCGACAACGTCAGGTACGAGGCCGACTGCAGGCTTCAGGACTCCCGCCA GGAGGTTATTACCGACATGAAGACGATGACTAAGACCCTCATCACTACTTGGATGAGCAACAACAAGGGCATTCCGCCCGCCAAGATTATCATGTTCCGCGACGGCGTCTCTGATGGTCAATGGCAGATCGTCAAGGA CCGCGAGGCCTCAGCCATccgtgctgccgccgccgagatcaagCCTGGCTACAAGCCCAAGCTCACTTTCGTCATTTGTGCCAAGAGG CACAACATGCGCTTTTTCGGCATCGACGGTGTCACGAAGGGCCTCGACCAGAAGAACGGCAATCTCCCCCCCGGCACCGTTGTCGACAAGGATGTCACTCACCCCTTCATCTTCGACTTTTACCTCCAGGCGCACCACGGTCTCCAGGGCACCGCTCGTCCCACCCACTA cgtcgtggtcgaggacgacaacaAGTTCACCGCCGACCAGATGCAGACGATGTGCAACCAGATGTGCAGCACGTAccagcgcgcgacgcgctctgTCTCG AATGCCTGCGAGATTATCCGCCTTGCAGTCTACACCGACGAGTCTTCGGACGCTGCGACCTCGCTCTCGGGCCAGTCTGGCGCGCCTCCGGCGCCCATGGCTGAGTTCCCTCAGACGATCT CCATGatcctcggcatcggcgtcgacatcctCTCCCTAGCGCGCATAGAGGCCGTCATCACGCGGCGCACGGCAGCGCGCCTAGCAGCGCGGATatgcagcgcgcgcgagctggcgcagTTTGACGCcctcagcggcagcagcggcgcgtcgtcgaccgacgcagacgacagcctgcggcgcgcgcagctccgCTTCCTCTCGGCGCGGTACGTGCCTccccgcgagcgcctgctgACGCGCGCCAGATGGGCAGTAAAGGAGGCAGCGTACAAGGCCCTGCCCTTCGCCGTGGGCTggaaggagctcgagctggggtACGCGCCGTCCGGGCGtcccctcctcgagctcgtgggcgacggcgcgggcgcgggtgcgGGCGCGGGTGCGGGCGCGGGTGCGGGCGAGCAGGCAGCGCCTGGGGCCGATAttggcgccggcagcagcagcgccgcgcgcaggaTCAGCCTCCTCACTACCATCtcgcacgacgccggcgtgctcgtcgctgctgttgTCGCGCAGGAGGACAGATAG
- the YDR109C gene encoding putative sugar kinase: MEYFIGFDVGTGSGRACLVDRKGTLIADHSVATETRRSPNDHRIFEQSTSDIWAALATCSKAVIKAGGIDPSAVKGVGFDATCSLAVVDRAGRPVSVSRSSSSQTEESDDNLGTEGQWNVILWADHRAEEEAELINSTGEGVLDFVGGTMSLEMETPKTLWLKKHMSPAKFKECMFFDLPDYLTYHATSSLARSNCSLACKYSYIPPGTRVRHQCNGGEEEVSKDGWSARFFNKIGLDDLVKDDFDQLGGIPGKNGLVLTAGQPVGKGLSKSAAADLGLAEGTAVGSAVIDAYSGWIGTVAAVATSSSGEKEPVPTLDDAARRLAAVAGTSTCHLAQSKEGISVPGVWGPYRNAIFPGYWMNEGGQSSTGQLIDFIMTTHPAYPQLVELAAQTKTSTYELLGKQLEKMQKAEKAETLTHLTKDLHFYPDLHGNRSPLADPKMRGMISGLALNATLNDLAAKFNVTLEAIALQTRHIVDAMNKNGHKIDSIYMSGSQAKNGPLMRLLATVLQMPIIIPPHPSSAVVLGSAMLGRFAFEQAQSGEISSQTEAETAGERDGAKLWDIMVDMTQPATRVEPRTGKEGERERKLLDVKYEIFLEQVETQLRWRKRIAEGTRE, encoded by the exons ATGGAGTACTTCATCGGATTTGACGT CGGCACTGGGTCGGGACGCGCctgcctcgtcgaccgcaaGGGAACCCTCATCGCGGACCACTCTG TCGCCACCGAGACACGCCGGTCCCCCAACGACCACCGCATCTTTGAGCAGTCGACCTCGGACATTTgggccgcgctcgcgacgtGCTCCAAGGCCGTCATCAAGGCCGGCGGTATCGACCCCTCGGCTGTCAAGGGCGTCGGCTTTGATGCCACCTGCAGCCTTGCTGttgtcgaccgcgccggTCGCCCCGTGAGCGTGTCccgctccagctcgtcccaGACCGAAGAGAGCGACGACAACCTCGGCACCGAGGGCCAGTGGAACGTCATCCTCTGGGCTGAtcaccgcgccgaggaagaggccgagctcatcaacTCGACTGGCGAAGGCGTCCTCGACTTTGTCGGAGGCACCATGAGC CTCGAGATGGAGACGCCCAAGACCCTCTGGCTCAAGAAGCACATGTCTCCGGCCAAGTTCAAGGAGTGCATGTTCTTTGA CCTGCCCGACTACCTCACCTACcacgccacctcgtcgctggcgcgctCCAACTGCTCACTCGCATGCAAGTACTCGTACATCCCCCCCGGCACTCGTGTCCGCCACCAGTGCAAcggcggtgaggaggaggtcagCAAGGACggctggtcggcgcgcttcttcAACAAGATCG gcctcgacgacctcgtcaaggacgactttgaccagctcggcggcatcccCGGCAAGAACGGACTCGTCCTTACCGCTGGCCAGCCCGTCGGCAAGGGTCTTAGCAAGTCTGCGGCGGCCGACCTCGGTCTCGCGGAGGGCACGGCTGTCGGCAGCGCCGTTATCGACGC GTACTCGGGCTGGATCGGTACCGTTGCGGCCGTtgcgacctcgagctcgggagAGAAGGAGCCTGTCCCGActctcgacgacgctgctcgccgtctcgccgctgtcgccggtACGAGCACATGCCACCTGGCGCAGAGCAAGGAGGGCATCTCGGTTCCTGG CGTC TGGGGCCCGTACCGCAACGCCATCTTCCCAGGCTATTGGATGAACGAGGGCGGCCAGTCGTCCACCGGTCAGCTCATCGACTTCATCAtgaccacccaccccgcctacccgcagctcgtcgagctcgccgcgcagacCAAGACGAGCACATACGAGCTCCTTGGAAAGCAGCTGGAGAAGATGCAGAAGGCGGAGAAGGCGGAGACTTTGA CTCACCTCACCAAGGACCTGCACTTCTACCCCGACCTG CACGGCAACCGCTCCCCACTCGCGGACCCCAAGATGCGCGGCATGATCTCTGGCCTGGCTCTCAACGCCACGCTCAACGACTTGGCGGCCAAGTTCAACGTCACCCTCGAGGCCATTGCGCTGCAGACCAGGCATATTGTCGACGCCATGAACAAGAATGGCCACAAGATCGACTCCATCTACATGAGCG GATCGCAGGCAAAGAATGGCCCCCTTAtgcgcctgctcgccacCGTCCTCCAGATGCCTATCATCATTCCTCCGCACCCTTCCTCGGCAGTTGTTCTTGGTTCGGCGATGCTCGGACGTTTTGCATTCGAGCAGGCGCAATCAGGAGAGATCAGCTCGcagaccgaggccgagacggccggcgagcgcgacggcgccaagctTTGGGACATTATGGTCGACATGACCCAGCCCGCGACGCGCGTCGAGCCACGCACCGGCAAGGAGGGTGAAAGGGAGcgcaagctgctcgacgtcaagTATGAGATcttcctcgagcaggtcgagacGCAGCTGCGCTGGAGGAAGCGTATCGCCGAGGGGACCAGGGAGTAG